ctttaaaataaatcgttttttaattgtgttcatgtctctggtggtaacaatgtgttcttagagatgaaattaccctattagagcgcatgtacccgttccagcactcggtaaataccctgttacctatttgttacctattcacttataatacgtttgttgtacgttgcacctctTAGAAAAGGActttcaattaagttcatatctctggtggtaataatgttttcttatagatgaaatacccctattagcgctattatttttattgaatattgcGGTGGACACGTTGCTTGTTTATgtgttctgtgtcattttggtctcttgtggagagttgtctcttaagcaatcataccacatcttcacatttttatatgtcttattatgtatattttatgtatatgttccggaccatatgagtatttggaccatacgcgtatggtcatgaccatatgggtatatactgatatggtccgaccgtacgcgtatggtcggggtaattaacactctgttacagtttactttttttaaatacttctaaactctgcatatggtatgaccgttcattaaaaagacgctatcatgtaggtaattttattattatattataataaaaagataagctaaataaaaataagaagtttcacatagttattttacttaattgtcaaatttatagtaaacacattttataccgatggtcattaccgatggtcattaccgatttgttatttcGAGTAAATGGCAATAGGTCGACTAAAAAATTAAATACCAAAAacttcttaatgaactgttacatttATATAAGAAGTCACTGCACTGGAAAGTAACattcaattagtttatttaagttgtgttgtgaagatggtgtattgcagtcatgttacgatatttgagatgtagagcttcttaaaaacaccgtagacatcGGAATGGCCAAAGAGCTCGGTATCACTGTATGCAGCTGCAAGAAAGGCTtgttttcactcgcaaacaaaatgtgtaaatgaaaACGATCGTGCACAAAtttcttgcaaatgcaaaaaagctatgataccaTGTGGAAGTGAATGTCAACCAAGCCTACATGCACGaatgtaactagcgatgaaaactaactatgtcatcaatattcaatttttacgaagtttttggattataaaattaaaaaattgtcatgtttttagataaagtttttgtattattgaaacattatatacccttccggagcacctgagatcacccctagtttttgttggggttcgtgttgtttattctttagttttctatgttgtgtcatgtgtactattgtttttctgtttgtctttttcatttttagccatggcgttgtcagtttgttttagatttatgagtttgattgtccctttggtgtctttcgtccctcttttataatgtaatttgaaaaaaaatatacctcatatggtccggcccgttaaaaACCAAatgagtattatactcatatggtccgaccatacgcgtatggtcggaccatatgagtatacgcatatggtcatgaccatacacgtatggtcaaaatactcatatggtccggaatatATATAATGAACGCATTTCTAACCCTTTTGAAACCATAAAGCACATGCATATGTATAAAGAAAATtgcaaaagatttatattttttttattagatactaTAATCAATAACAGATaagaataacaatacattaaatcATTCGAAAACTGTTCAtctcaaaatgtttaaatgttcaataaatgtTCAATACTGTTCAATCACACAATTGACCACTGAGCGTTTTTCAGCTCTATTGTTGCTTATCTATTCTCTATATGAGCAATCTcatatttgattattgtttttacatattttaattccagtgaaatataatttaattagagccggctaaatagcaaatttgctattttgccgctgccagtcaaatagccactgcctttttttttactatacatTCAATTTTTACTTGAGATCAACAATGTTAATTTTAGAACtgtattttcttcaatttaagaACCTTGCTAAACTGCAAAAAAGATATGTTTTAGGAAAACAAAGTTCTCAATCACAACTTcgaagatatttataaatatcttgatCTTGGACTACTTGgtattttttgcaatttattttaatctttatatgATAATGTACTCCAaaggttagttttatttatagACGAGATTAAAAAATGCAGAAGAATATAAGCTCTCTAAATATAAAAATGCTGTATATTATATTCCCATGAagcatttaaaataagaaaagcaAAACCTGAACCTCGTTGgcattttgactgtccctctggtatctttcgtccctcttttttagatATCCATGATTTATCCTTATTCTGTACATGGGATTTGAAAACTGACATGTATTCTTTTAActtgcgaaaaccaagaaaatgcttatttgggccctttttggcccctaattcctaaactgttgggaccaaaacttacaaaaacaatccaaacctttcttttatggtcataaacctagtGTTTAAATtgcatagatttctatttacttaaactaaagttatagtgcgaaaaccaaaagtattcggacgacgacgacgacaacgccaacctgataccaatatacgaccaaaaaattaaaatttttgcggtcgtataaaaaagttaaagcacTTTACCCATCTTGGTCGTTGGGTCCAAACAACCTTAGGTAATTCCCTATCATTTGTACTTATTGTTGACAAAGCtgtgccgtagggaatttttgataaattaaagTTGGAAGGTGGTAACACTACCCAAACTTTAAACCTTATAAAACCTTACCCACCTTGGTCCCATCATTTGAACTAAGTGTGGACAAAACCTTTCCcgatgggatttttttttatgcattgcaGAATAAAGGAGGTTGTTTCACCCTACCATAACTTTGGAACTCAACTAAAATAGTCCCACCTTTTACCACCTAAGGATTCGGGTCAAAGCAACCTTAGGCAATTGGCTATTATTGGTACCGTGTGTGGATAAAAGCTTAGCATAAGGTTGTCTTAAACACATTTCATTTACCAAAAACTTCTCATTTCCTCTTGCTAAACTGCATCTGCTATGCTTCTTTAATATGTACACATGtatgaatttaaatgaaaatttaattcacttattttcattcttctaaataatcaaaatttgtacatttgtattcATTGAAATGTATACTAAAGTAATTCAACAGTATAAccaaaatcatatataaaatagtGTATAATGTTGCAAAGCATGAGCCAATAAAAAACAGTATTGTGCCTGCACAATTTCTACTTTCAGAATGATAAAACAGAAAAAACTATATTGACAATCCTGTGTATTGTTAGCttaattttgttgtaaaatttaatatagaaaatgTGGAAAAATGATGCAAATTTTACAGATCATAACTATAAAAGAACATTTTTGCTGTAAAATTAGTCAGTTggcatttcaacaaccaggagtataGTTTCGTCATTTGATcgaaataatttgtttaatactCCCGGACAGTTCGCTGATTTGAATTTCATTATTTCTCAAAAGATCACAATTTGAAGTTCGTTCGTCGTCATTTGAACGCATTTTCGTCACAATTAATATAAATTGTCATCAAAAAACTTTGgacatttccatttaaaaaatgaCTTGAAATAAGTTCCTGTACTTTACatgattaaacatatttatccTTGTCAacacaaatcacaaaaaaaaaaatcacagacaCTGGATTTCTAATAGTATTTCTTTGTCTTTGGTGTCAATGAGGTTGCACAGGTTGAACATTAGAgcaacaaaaactttttttttgttcactatAGCACTTGTTGTAAAAACATGAGATTGAATAAGATGCATGGTTGTCTTCTTTGAACAATTAAGTCAAGTATAATTCAATATGTGGAAGACGATCTAGATGATTGAGATAATGAAACAACCACTGCCTATTAGTATAAAACACAGTTGTCAGTGAATGCCTCGTACATGAGAGAgactatgatcatgatgatatgatGGGATGTATACTGTTACAATCATCTAGATTTGGATAtgcctgaaatgaaaaaaaaatatatttgaagaagTATTGCAACTTTAGTTATAGCTAAAAATGGCAAAGTTTACTTAAAACTACTAATTAATAagcaggttgtctgattcatttgaaaatgtcagggcagacagatcttgtcctgattaacaatattactccatgtcagatttgatgtaaatgctttggtttcagagatataagccaaatctacattttacccttatgttctatttttagctatggagGCCATTTTGGTTATATCTTTTAAACACtttactccaatgatgattgtggccaagtttggttaagtttggcccagtagtttcagagatttttgtaaaagttcaggctaggtgagctaaaaatagccAAATAATTTTGATGAGAGAAACCTGTGTTCAAAACCCATAACAATAAGTTTGTTTCACTTTTTTGTCATAATTCAATAAGATGTATCACCTCAAAGATTAAATGAACCTGTCAAAACGTGGAAGTCGTCaagttaaagttaaaataatttggaattttcttgtttcataaataataaaaaaaacaaaaatcttccTTTTGGataacaaatagttatcaaaggtaccaggattataattaagtacgccagacgcgcgtttcgtctacataacactcatcagtgatgctcatattaaaatatttataaagccaaacaagtacaaagttgaatagcattgaggatccaaaattccattattgatattcaaacaGGAATGCATGACAACTGATGAATTCCAGGAAGACAACTATGAGGATCTGTTtgtgaaatgacaatataatgttGTCTTTGTCTGTAGACAAAACTTGGATGAGGATaccatacattttttgtttataaccGTTGAGTAATTAAATTTCAAGGataacaaatttaagaaatgatgacaaaatagcataccACTCATATTGTTAGAAatgtgaaagatatttttttttacatatttgtggtcttgaaagatattttttacttttttttcctaCCGACCAACCTGACtttttaatgtgaaaaatatGTAAACCAGCAAAATTGAAAAACCCTGGCCTAacagaaaatacatacaaaattacaCTGACATTTGTATAATATAGACATATATTTGAGAACAagatttataaagtaaatatcaaactttaaatgaatttataaaaaaaaccattttgactatttattttttctgataattccataattatagaataaatacTTACTTCACTTCTGTTGTCCATAGAGgtcaacattttattaaaatcaataacaAGGTTATTGAAAGATGGTCGCCCTGATGGATTCTCATGCCAACAGGACTGCATcgttttattaattatttctgAAGCATATGGAGGTCTGCCCATTCTATGACCTtcttttaaaagttcaaataatCTTTCCACAGGTACAGATGGATAAGGATTCCCTCCGAGTGTAAATATCTCCCACAACAATACTCCATAGGACCAACtatgaaaaaaagattaaaattgtaAAGAACAAGGattaatatatttatgaataaatttaaattacttagtgaatcaaaatatgcttttatttcaaccatctttgcaatttatttttacttgaaGCAAGGTCCTACAAAAATCAGTCATCATAAAGTATCTGTAAGGCCTTTTTTGGGGGAAAATATTACTGCTGTAGAACCTGTGATATAAAttcgttaaggtggtacccaacactttaactcaaattaatttggctcctttaattttcttaaaatgttgacaaagtatttactttgaccctttgacaaaaatataaaaatttcaaaaagtttgaaccaaccgtttgatcagaaaaaattacactggttatatagcagtttgacaaacacttattttgatcattgagaagcttaatactcCCTTATGatgcccctcatgggggggtcctagtaatcacataatcaccatttttttgccaatataatcacataatcattaaatatttgcttatcgttagtaatcaaataatcataaactaaaaatacagtcctaggtaatcaaataatcatgaaatatttggcttaataatcaaataatcattaaaaaaacggccaagtaatcacataatcaaaaaccccatgagggccctcccttatgaacacaacgtcattaaaacgttctgctgattttacagagttatctccctgtagtgttaggtaccatcttAAGATGATATACAGgcatacatgtcaagtgacatgatattcgcgtgtaatacacgcttttttAACAGTTTACACACGAGGATTTTGTCACTTGCGTGCATTGTACAGTACAATATGAAACAAGTTGAATTAAACTATAGTAGCAGTCTTTTGACCTTTGTTTTCGTAAGACTTAATTTCCAGAACATCTACATCATGTTTCTTATAAATGCTAACACAAATTCTTTATAGAATATGGAATCATTTTACTGTTTGTTCAAATCTTTCAGTATTTTAAGCTATAAAATAAAATCCTCTGTTCAAAACAGttctcttttttatgtttttattaatatccaATAATGGCACTTTTCCCTagttaattaagattggagttgagtgcacctacacaagggtgcaatcaacattttttttctctatgacATCATATTTTAGGGACTATGCAtgagtgacccttagtggtggaaggattaataaagatacttgtataaaactagatatcactgaaATCAGAATGATccctagtttataatgaaataaaaaaaaagcgacttttaatatattaaaataatttcatccAAAGAAcattgggagggggggggggcttaaaaaaaactgaaatcagGTCATGCACACACCTATGAAGACCTGATTGATGTCTTTTGGGGTATTGGTGGCAGAGTGCTCTATAGTagtcaaaaaaataacaaaccagATGCCCCGCAGGGCGCAGCTGTATACTACCGCAGAGTCAAACCTTGAAAAGTTGgcgcaagtatggacacaacataaaAGCTtggtacagctctgaatttggattgtgattaaatagttgacacaatataggtttctgacacgaatgaatgtggtctatgaacttaaacataaaaacttaaaaatttcaaattggacaTTTAAAAACCAATTATGCCCAAATTGGCACCtcaatcaaccagatgctccgaagggggcagctttatacgacagcagaggttgaaccctgaacggttggggcaagtatggacacaacataaaagcttgatacagctctgaatttggattgtgattaaataaatataaatagttgacacaatataggtttctgacacagaatgaatgtggtctaacaactcaaacataaaaacttaaaaatttcaaattggacatttaaaaacctattatggtccaatatccaaaatctaaatatatggttagattcagcatatcataaaaccccaagaattaaatctTTGATGAAACCAAATCATGTTCAATTTTAGATCCCTTTaattagacctcaatgtggaccaatttgataaccaggtccaaatattaaccagatgctccgcagggcgcagctttatacgaccgcataggttgaaccctgaacggtcggggtaagtatggacacaacatttaagctggattcagctctaaatttggattgtgattaaatagttgacacagcataggttttggacacagaatgaatgtagtctaatgaacttaaaataatttttttgtctttgagcaatcactatgctgttgaatattaatcctctcaaaaaaatggttgaagaaattttctttttatttatgaaatctgaaatgagaaaaattaaccccccccccccccccaccaccatttttttttcacatccccctttcccttttttcaaaactgatctcaattcaaatttctaatggagtttgaaacaataactactcatttaaatacatcataaaatattaaaatgtaacaaaaagtgcttgttatcactgaatggtaaagagtgttttaatttatcagttggtagtaaaagtgaatatacattgtgcattgtataaaacaatgatttaagttgattcaactactattctggacaaagaaagataactccaatcaattgaaaatttcttgctattgcacaatattgtgcaattagatatttcttgctattgcgcaatactgtgcaattgaaaatatttgctattgcacaatactgtgcaattgaagatttcttgctattgcacaatactgtgcaattgaacattttttgctattgcacaatactgtgcaattgaagatttcttgctattgctgaatactgtgcaattgaaaatttcttgctattgcacaatacttaatataataattttggatcctgatttgaaccaacttgtaaactgggcccataatcaaaaatctatgtacatgattaaattcagcatatcaaaaaagccaaagaattcaatttttattaaaatcaaacttagtttaattttggaccctttggtatttaatgtagaccaatttgaaaacgggactaaaaattaagaatctacatacacagttagatttggcatatcaaagaaccccaattattcaatttttgatgaaatcaaacaaagttttattttggaccccgatttaaaccaacttgaaaactgggccaataatcaaaaatctaagtacatttttagattcagcatatcaaagaaccccaaggattcaatttttgttaaaatcaaactaagtttaattttggaccctttggaccttaatgtagaccaattggaaaacgggaccaaaaattaagaatctacatacacagttagatcaggcatatcaaagaaccccaattattcaatttttgatgaaatcaaacaaagttcaattttggaccctttgggccccttattcctaaaaacctgttgggaccaaaactcccaaaatcaaacccaaccttccttttatggtcataaaccttgtgtttaaatttcaaagatttctatttacttatactaaagttatggtgcgaaaaccaagaataatgcttacttgggcccctttttggccccttattcctaatctgttcagacctcaactcccaaaatcaatcccaacctttcttttgtggtcataaaccttgtgtttaaatttcattgatttctattcacttatactaaagttattgtgcgaaaaccaagaataatgcttatttgggcccttttttggcccctaattcctaaaattttgggaccaaaactcccaaaatcaatctcaaccttccttttttggtcataaaccttgtgtcaaaatttcatagatttctatttactgaaactaaagttatagtgcgaaaaccaagaaaatgcttatttgggccctttttggcccctaattcctaaaattttgggaccaaaactcccaaaatcaatctcaaccttccttttgtggttataaacgttgttttaaaatttcatagatttctattcacttttagtaaagttagagtgcgaaaactaaaagtattcggacgacgacgacgacgacgcaggacgacgacgccaacgtgatagcaatatacggtcgtataaaaatctaaatacatggttagattcagcatattgaagaaccccatacattcaatttttgttgaaatcaaacaaagtttaatttttgaccctttggtcAAAGGCTGTTCcaatagataaaccatctaacatcatagtactatcttactacaccataaaaaaacaattataccaaggatgtttcaatagataaaccatcttacatcatataattatattactacaccataaaaaccaattataccaagcatgtttcaatagatatacCATAAAAAATCGTAGTACTATCTCActaaacaataaaaaccaattataccaagcatgttccaatagatagaccatctaacatcatagtactatcttactacacaataaaaagtaATTATACCAAGCAGGTTttaatagatagaccatctaacatcatagtactatcttactacaccataaaaaccaattataccaaggatgtttcaatagatagccCATCttacattatagtactatcttactacacaataaaaaccaattataccaaggatgtttcaatagataaaccatctaacatcatataattatattactacaccataaaaaccaaatataccaaacatgtttcaatagatagaccatcttacatgaTAGTACAATCTTACTAAACAATAAAATCCaaatataccaagcatgtttcaatagatatacCATATAAAATCGTAGTACTATCgcgctacacaaaaaaaaaaccaattacatCAAGCATGGTTCAATAGATAGCCCATCTAACATtaaagtactatcttactacaccacaagagtgcacacactgaaatgtctcgccttctttactaattccTGATACTatcttgatagacctaaatataaagctttattacaactgtcacataaactcaacattaaccaagaaaaggaaacatttatcaatcaaccatgaaaatgaggccaaggtcagatgaaccatgccaggcagacatgtacagctaacaatttttcaatacaacaaatatagttgacttattgcttataaataaagaaaaacagaccacaacacacaaacacttaaaacttagcaatggaccgtgaaaatgaggtcaaagtcaaattaAACCAGCCTAAccaacataaagatcataaaatatgtccatacaccaaatatagttgacctaatgcataaagtattagaaaaatagaccaaaactaaaaacttaactttgaccactgaaccattaaaaaaaaggtcaaggtcagatgacacctgtcagctagacatctacaccttacaatcattccatacaccaattatagtagacctattgcatatagtataagaaaaacagagcaaaacacaaaaacttaactataaccactgaaccatgaaaaaatgaggtcaaggtcagatgacacctgtcagctagacatgtacaccttacaatcattccatacaccaattatagtagacctattgcatatagtataagaaaaacagaccaaaacacaaaaacttaactataaccactgaaccatgaaaatgaggtcaaggtcagatgacacctgtcagctagacatgtacaccttacaatcatccatacaccaattatagtagacctattgcatatagtataagaaaaacagaccaaaacacaaaaacttaactataaccactgaaccatgaaaatgaggtcaaggtcagatgacacctgccagttggacatgtacaccttacagtccttccatacaccgaatatactagacctattgcttatagtattgaaaacgggaccaaaaattaagaatctacatacacagttagatttggcatatcaaagaaccccaattattcaatttttgatgaaatcaaacaaagtttaattttggaccctttgggccctttattcctaaactgttgggaccaaaactcccaaaatcaataccaaccttctttttatggtcataaaccttatgtttaaatttcataaatttctatttataaatactaaagttatggtgcaaaaaccaagaaaaatgcttatttgggtccctttttggcccctaatttctaaactgttgggaccttaactcccaaaatcaataccaaccttccttttatggtcatacacattgtgtttaaatttcattgatttctatttacttatactaaagttattgtgcgaaaaccaagaataatgcttatttgggcccttttttggcccctaatttctgaactgttggtaccaaaactcccaaaatcaatcccaacctttcttttgtggtcataaaccttgtatcaacatttcatagatttctatttacttaaactaaagttatagtgcgaaaaccaagaaaatgcttatttgggccctttttggcccctaattcctaaaatattgggaccaaaactgccaaaatcaatcccaaccttccttttgtggtcataaaccttgtgttaaaatttcatagatttctatttacttttagtaaagtaagagtgcgaaaactaaaagtattcggacgacgacgacgacgacgacgacgacgacgcagacgacgacgccaacgtgatagcaatatacgacgaaatttttttcaaattttgcggtcgtataaaaattttaaaaaatcttgatttattaaAACAGGGGACAATATTAGAAATTTCATCTAACATTTTGATcctagttttattaatttctgaacatgttatgataaaatgaaattcatcttccacCTCTTTATGGCATAAaggacatattctattttctaaagCTGTTTTGTTGTATCTACCGCGATCAACAGCCAACATACTATAATTACTTATTCCTATTTTagcataattttttgtaacatttttatctaaattcaataTAAGGTACTTTTCTAGTTCatactttactttaaattttctgtaggttcttagtttatttccatttattgaattatcatcattaaagagacaatttctccaaaatataatgtaaattcCATTGAGCTTCTTCACGACGGCTAAAAGTAATCGTT
This is a stretch of genomic DNA from Mytilus galloprovincialis unplaced genomic scaffold, xbMytGall1.hap1.1 HAP1_SCAFFOLD_37, whole genome shotgun sequence. It encodes these proteins:
- the LOC143059886 gene encoding fibroblast growth factor receptor 3-like, with protein sequence MSWSYGVLLWEIFTLGGNPYPSVPVERLFELLKEGHRMGRPPYASEIINKTMQSCWHENPSGRPSFNNLVIDFNKMLTSMDNRSEAYPNLDDCNSIHPIISS